From Neisseria musculi, the proteins below share one genomic window:
- a CDS encoding HAD-IA family hydrolase, producing MKPKLIIFDWDGTLADTTGPIIDTFRQTFAECGLPAPEAADIKKLIGYNLVTIIRHLAPDADIHTKEQLAETYAHHYLNPNNHNMKLFAGAVPCLQTLKQQGYWLAVATGKSRSGLEKAVAQTGTAGFWLATACAGEQPSKPAPDMVFKLCDELGLHPADALVVGDTVYDLEMAANARARAVGITTGAHPAAQLRQAGCLAVIDDLAELPGLLAGL from the coding sequence ATGAAGCCCAAACTGATTATTTTCGACTGGGACGGCACGCTGGCCGACACCACCGGCCCGATTATCGACACCTTCCGTCAAACCTTCGCCGAGTGCGGCCTGCCCGCCCCCGAGGCTGCCGACATCAAAAAACTCATCGGCTACAACCTCGTTACCATTATCCGCCACCTTGCGCCCGATGCCGATATCCACACCAAAGAGCAACTGGCCGAAACCTACGCCCACCATTATCTCAACCCCAACAACCACAACATGAAGCTGTTTGCCGGCGCCGTTCCCTGCCTGCAAACGCTTAAACAGCAAGGCTATTGGCTGGCGGTGGCCACCGGCAAAAGCAGAAGCGGGCTGGAGAAGGCCGTCGCCCAAACCGGCACCGCCGGCTTTTGGCTTGCCACCGCCTGCGCCGGCGAGCAGCCCTCCAAACCCGCGCCCGATATGGTGTTCAAGCTGTGTGATGAGCTGGGGCTGCACCCTGCCGATGCCCTGGTGGTCGGCGACACCGTTTACGATTTGGAAATGGCCGCCAACGCCCGCGCCCGCGCCGTGGGCATCACCACCGGCGCACACCCGGCAGCGCAGCTGCGGCAGGCGGGCTGTTTGGCGGTTATCGATGATTTGGCCGAACTGCCCGGGCTGCTGGCCGGGCTGTGA
- the prmC gene encoding peptide chain release factor N(5)-glutamine methyltransferase: protein MPQTLDQWLQACPLPKNEARMLLQHAGGYTRAQLVTRGQEPLPDTVAAAADALAERRIRGEPVAYILGTREFYGRMFQVDGSVLIPRPETEHLVEAVLEHLPQGGSVWDLGTGSGIIAVTVALERPDARVCASDISPRALQTAAANARALGACIGFACGSWFDALRPSEHRRFDIIVSNPPYIEAGDRHLQQGDLRFEPQNALTDFSDGLSAIRILARGAGRRLKEGGLLLLEHGCSQGAAVRALFAQNGFAQVETQQDLAGLDRLTLGRLKAAAA, encoded by the coding sequence ATGCCGCAAACCCTCGATCAATGGCTGCAAGCCTGCCCGCTGCCCAAAAACGAAGCACGTATGCTGTTGCAGCACGCCGGCGGCTACACCCGCGCCCAACTGGTTACGCGCGGGCAGGAGCCGCTGCCCGATACCGTGGCCGCCGCCGCCGATGCGCTGGCCGAACGCCGTATCCGCGGCGAGCCCGTGGCCTATATTCTTGGCACGCGCGAATTTTACGGCCGCATGTTCCAAGTGGACGGCAGCGTGCTGATTCCCCGCCCCGAAACCGAGCATTTGGTTGAAGCCGTGCTCGAACACCTGCCGCAGGGCGGCAGCGTGTGGGATTTGGGCACCGGCAGCGGCATCATCGCCGTCACCGTTGCGCTCGAACGCCCCGATGCCCGCGTGTGCGCTTCCGACATCAGCCCCCGAGCCCTGCAAACCGCCGCCGCCAATGCCCGCGCGCTCGGCGCATGCATCGGATTTGCCTGCGGCTCGTGGTTTGATGCGCTCAGGCCGTCTGAACACCGGCGCTTCGACATCATCGTTTCCAATCCGCCCTATATCGAAGCGGGCGACCGCCATTTGCAGCAGGGCGATTTGCGTTTCGAGCCGCAAAACGCGCTCACCGATTTTTCAGACGGCCTGAGCGCCATCCGCATCTTGGCGCGGGGTGCGGGCAGGCGGCTCAAAGAGGGCGGCCTGCTGCTGCTGGAACACGGCTGCAGCCAGGGCGCGGCGGTGCGGGCACTGTTTGCACAAAACGGATTTGCGCAGGTGGAAACGCAGCAGGATTTGGCGGGGTTGGACAGGCTCACGCTGGGCCGTCTGAAAGCTGCGGCTGCGTAG
- a CDS encoding M48 family metallopeptidase has product MKTAFLLRSILAAAALAAALAGCTSVADMVGYDSSSLNESAARSYSRAMQQARSRQLLDTASPTSRRIHGVFNRLRPYAERANQTGVPFNWQMSVIQSNELNAWAMPGGKMAIYTGMVERLKLSDDEIAAVVGHEMAHALLEHSKKAIGQQVLTGLAVNVGSSILAAGTGISSDAVGLSFGLLSQYGVNMPFSRSQEREADMLGVRLMAQAGYNPQAAVSVWEKMNRVGDNNNALNAITSSHPTNNARMAAIRKILPEVMPVYERSRR; this is encoded by the coding sequence ATGAAAACAGCCTTCCTCCTACGCTCGATTCTTGCCGCCGCCGCCCTTGCCGCTGCTTTGGCGGGCTGCACCTCGGTAGCCGATATGGTCGGTTACGACAGCAGCAGCCTTAACGAAAGTGCCGCCAGAAGCTACAGCCGGGCGATGCAGCAGGCGCGCAGCAGGCAGCTGCTCGACACCGCCTCGCCAACCTCGCGCCGCATCCACGGCGTGTTCAACCGTCTGCGCCCCTATGCCGAGCGTGCTAACCAAACCGGCGTGCCGTTCAACTGGCAGATGAGTGTGATTCAATCCAACGAGCTGAACGCATGGGCGATGCCGGGCGGCAAAATGGCGATATACACCGGCATGGTGGAGCGCCTGAAGCTGAGCGATGACGAAATCGCCGCCGTAGTCGGCCACGAAATGGCGCATGCCCTGCTCGAACACAGCAAAAAAGCCATCGGCCAGCAGGTATTGACCGGCCTGGCCGTTAATGTCGGCAGCTCGATTTTGGCCGCCGGCACCGGCATCAGCAGCGATGCTGTCGGCCTTTCTTTCGGCCTGTTGAGCCAATACGGCGTGAATATGCCTTTTTCGCGCAGCCAGGAGCGCGAAGCCGACATGCTCGGCGTGCGCCTGATGGCGCAGGCGGGCTACAACCCGCAGGCGGCCGTTTCGGTGTGGGAGAAAATGAACCGTGTGGGCGACAACAACAATGCCTTAAACGCCATCACTTCTTCACACCCCACCAACAATGCGCGTATGGCGGCTATCCGCAAAATATTGCCGGAAGTGATGCCGGTTTACGAGCGCAGCCGCCGCTAA